The Linepithema humile isolate Giens D197 chromosome 2, Lhum_UNIL_v1.0, whole genome shotgun sequence genome has a segment encoding these proteins:
- the unc80 gene encoding protein unc-80 homolog isoform X3, which translates to MDKRRSLDGGLQEYPLPIPVQMFLWRHIRPFIRAKLGKLHEASCTFCQHAPGHHEMKEACSCLERVLVQNLHNDLTPSLSEILSSVPRWRLIQAALPYVLHAASSLLHNRKDFQSLGSMETTLLYILHWILLDSAEECAENEADPPNPFFYLFPIPTMTLFVYLFAPLCNHLKDIDFKTNLRLENGLKIWSAMYECRHPDASCFTAHCRAKPRLFWSSQSFKSTAKHHMLSDDVFVGGNIESPPSQSFSDQGAPPSSKVIDDDQQSTWISSPKDKIFPETIPEESSGAEDEHVVIFRLPSLSDSERMLDGVKEVSTIFAGEASIFHVAMGRTSSSSRSTLTIEQVTAISGLDTCKQYNGKSTTKSGGTDKEKKEKASKTEKEVQETSKSRGSFSVQRQSGDATATEHTTGSIAIDPDIRAATFLDVATLRCLFVTQWQEEGVFWALQFLYHRLRRINEESSVQQMPRRRSNSLPIPKIEISIYQSPESKKKDVLKDFIEVPDTRDVSLLTETSTGHEGDSSHTRRASEKSKKRMKMADLKAFVETKLLSKSEKALEKIGQDEPKMLFEQECHRSLDTGDDHLTNVTRPTSTSSKIFEAKDVDHIKHPTNLIKGKSMPSLSCLINELTAGGYMGDTRIERKQSRFYSQSYTAPNPIITVTEHTPTPSPDYMKRQGSIDSQLDAISVQGGGRLCSERKPSLTRSQTDSNITYMSDEVPEAPGSACYITKEGDVDLQVVLRAIHSVVLRDNTSCTPRVCEIILNLLELLMDMGVMRHCLREEAIGSNAGSGTGIDNKSETGKKQDSPTGINQQERRHDSNGKGKPTAHNLIMNCVIRVLKHLGCPHGCVDGVRGPQADICRSQAQTILTKLHRASSRQFSRFFKTMMRDQPLLEILDFFHAYVGFCVDPSSLLSPLNQKRISSKSPDATTASAYATNFGACTSGTGGTSGNVSGVSAAYNTGGYGSRGIEGQIMGCVFKVLVTRLAGCMKQLKAQENIGLYCDVRQLMTYVKEAHGGIFRRVTLSGILDSADRPNKRCNSNVQTTRVIRHILQSDFEEHADIGGDTCYIDDRGTRKFLFKKRSTSSTCPAGSNLQSLLETELSEENTKTSQSPLGNLRKKHHVLTPRQSERNLGIGESSLGSGKIGMRKSTRFQIGGIVNWFRKDYSRTDSTDSHESSESPTDGSFVRQPSCHYLHRSASRSRGVGITLQKAKRRMEDQLNKIGFGKSKKKESMEETPGSYFSRRNSLELGETCRESEFVVLKERRLVPRTAVLDGMLRFSFLLETCQPGSVPDPHLMASLLDLPYAPIVSRACLILECANLVHQCNKGHWPTWMKHNFPMFRPSVPINNRNASTALRRVHILQRTAGKLFYQWAEAIGARLEEFLAEDKQNMEQINSTMSDESKQRDLVLEDEEEDFLDDASINSYGSQCPFALRLVACILLLEVTAFLRETYQTLPKSSKLLTKERPPPWERMYSREANRRWSVALSSMGHSQASAQSLQSITGDREVVAERKISFVLYEPDNESEGSSKSTVTIQGEEQNVEKEKAKRVPAPPGRPFLLRRSTAAPTTGSFKKRSLKLRRNTKEGKDTECEAFTVKRTDSIQSKRKVSSLSDRSDTSEPGVCGEVSGEESPGILSDDQPPESPSDSNENDETNKNFPWMKVLVHFANSFNFYCSHRNFCHPFCHRRQMRASSRLIKSVRKIYGEEFGSLNSSGLLDIDTDKKDDSKKDKRSRKVSDQTSTIEKNQDGSQSGRLTQRDSSKDLAEQDSERGSKKITVKHGADADETKETPAILKYIKTQVKDAFHAPLATLIKGAVIMPEDLFVEVLPVAWELLLESNQEVAASAAALFIISAVKAPNQASDLMHKGLQHSNTTVRINAILRFQILWKLRYQVWPRMEEAAHLTFKVPPPGIEFTLPSPKIGIESLPVVDPPWMPQVKTKVEEVTINQEHHRSLVTATKTRKKQQTELIKKALQAQDDKKREERENFLITTIPITVQAAYEPSPAGDDHDEDEDAGDTIPRNMSHHGQSALSLFPSSLCSAIIQIINLLDDPAVSDDGNAVYEVAYQVTWSCLVEDSALFLRYVLERLTREKQELMFRILRHLIRFVPKLPQQAAFALYNYIIGYVMFYVRTPHEEGQKLIGTALSILWMVVHSVHGIMFKDLKQILRKEQCDASILLTANVPSAKKIIVHGPQDPDAGEIPSQFPVQEDTQFCQILRESLDFFGVDETKHHEYFLVDYKTHQIHNPSSYVRDYYFFKRSQFPQIELVHMKPEDAFNALQRQELVHKFVEIGKVLLTWAILKNVDMVVQRVVFLHEELMKLPSFPRKALEADLDLYKGGEIGRELLGLDVMHKFMWVRLIARMFEAMAGNFAYSGDIHLFLNVLNGALILHSEDSCILRYVVATYINGAHNFKNIFSTNGYLLIMPTLLQLYSTHQTNKLVTTTVEYAVKQFYLMNRKPFILQMFGSVSTILDTDTISVHGEAHKVPSTCLFNLLLSLETPSPDPLNIGELVKEEKPLKAIDFCYHDEEEMVNVLDCISLCVMVIAYAPDSIRGQQMLIILEAILPCYVQQIQLPTYNKGEKTEKEIINQLAIAVKTLVNNSEALTKYYNGPQKSSPEHKGSSQRNYGKGPYSPGFDFEDEAHTTKYMEHSKMRIFYDRDEDSESFHKNEFRRPRDTLLNMVGDFVTRCSARLIELNRKSPDGKNIELLDSKCHVRLAEIAHSLLKISPYDPTTMACRGLRRYMNDILPSTEWAADDMRPALTLILRRLDKTFSKIHKKASIRRNTDWAAAGDLLKGIYETLSRCPYIAHFQYLKTLLSTCQALIVGDTPPEDVTSASAAALMSKIPPPHFCSTVLRLIALHVISFGEGYSLENVLGGQNMFATQTRTENTLLNLLIPLFLRIGTGRKDVSKLRHSDISFALTAVLNTLWPPGVKAVPMTVQKPPTDIRTGSLTFAARDPKTLTKISLTLYQVAFLALKIMTICFEAELKTEWPKILRTMRLLNKRNEASIYLWNFIEFVVTHRTALYIQMLPFIVHKIGQAPISEHERNMHTIIREKISGRSITVPKSRGALLMDLIHELKNLKEEIEDRRFDEMQPEPKRSVVDMHPISESQPRTQRPSLLMDLLTGDLGSRAHANRTPAETPVSHSTAPQSQPHSTHQSNSSSTVKSTLPSQVTAPPNGTHIGGSVSSTSVTSSTLRETSAETCIEQPSQPPPTSTDRFQPSSTSDERNHVKLHPLLPHHKAPKLRFVSSVEFRNSSGETVTSQLSPSSPTEDSSGDLRTDRPRLQRSMGQSKKTFRLRRSRKSHIEMTQIKPEQSGSAEQSVLPEETTSQPKSGMQTSSAIAVEPSLSNIPSDSSSIRSRRSLSLRKSDGDPKSSAAMSAADQQQFHGAAYQHHHCHHHHHHLYPQASDVSWDEDTSSTSGYRESYSMQLVSLDGANARSAHAPPLASPDLNDMPSTSSTTTNYIAFDGSSPDCSINGSGGEKTALLTSSQRTTSQHSLLMVIPNQDEDTLI; encoded by the exons gccATTTATTCGAGCTAAGCTAGGAAAACTCCACGAGGCATCTTGCACG TTCTGTCAACACGCGCCAGGCCATCAT GAAATGAAGGAAGCATGCTCG TGCCTTGAGAGGGTTTTGGTGCAGAATCTTCACAATGATCTGACACCCTCGTTGAGCGAGATATTGAGCAGTGTGCCACGCTGGCGTTTAATCCAAGCCGCTCTTCCTTACGTTCTCCATGCTGCGTCCAGTCTCTTGCACAATAG GAAGGATTTTCAGAGTCTCGGATCGATGGAAACAACGCTTCTTTACATTCTTCACTGGATACTCTTGGATTCGGCCGAAGAATGCGCCGAGAACGAAGCCGACCCTCCAAAtccttttttctatttatttccaATACCAACTATGACC CTCTTCGTTTACTTGTTCGCGCCCCTATGCAATCATTTAAAGGACATCGACTTCAAAACGAATTTACGGTTAGAGAACGGCCTAAAAATATGGTCCGCTATGTACGAATGTCGGCATCCGGATGCATCTTGCTTCACGGCGCATTGTCGTGCCAAGCCACGTCTTTTTTGGAGCAGCCAATCCTTCAAATCAACCGCCAAGCATCACATGTTGTCAGATGACGTTTTCGTTGGAGGAA ATATCGAAAGTCCACCTAGCCAATCGTTTTCGGATCAGGGCGCCCCACCATCTTCCAAAGTAATTGACGATGAT CAACAGAGTACGTGGATATCGTCGCCGAAGGACAAAATTTTCCCGGAAACCATTCCCGAAGAAAGTTCAGGCGCCGAGGATGAACATGTG GTAATATTCAGATTACCATCTTTGAGCGACTCGGAGAGGATGCTTGATGGGGTAAAAGAAGTTTCTACCATATTCGCA GGTGAGGCCAGCATCTTTCACGTCGCGATGGGCAGGACGAGCAGCTCGTCGAGGTCTACGCTGACGATAGAGCAGGTCACGGCGATTTCTGGACTGGACACGTGCAAGCAGTATAATGGAAAAAGCACTACAAAAAGCGG AGGTACGGACAAAGAGAAGAAGGAGAAAGCTTCCAAGACGGAGAAGGAAGTGCAGGAAACCTCGAAATCGCGTGGCAGCTTCTCAGTTCAACGTCAATCTGGTGATGCAACAGCGACGGAGCACACTACCGGTTCTATAGCCATCGATCCGGACATTCGTGCGGCAACATTTCTGGATGTAGCTACATTGAGATGTCTATTTGTGACTCAATGGCAGGAAGAAGGTGTATTTTGGGCTCTTCAATTCTTGTATCACCG ACTGCGAAGAATTAACGAGGAAAGTTCGGTGCAACAAATGCCGCGTCGTCGTAGCAACTCTCTGCCCATACCGAAAATTGAGATCTCGATTTATCAAAGTCCCGAGAGCAAGAAGAAGGATGTATTGAAGGACTTTATAGAGGTGCCCGACACGCGCGATGTTTCTCTGCTGACCG AAACATCTACAGGCCACGAAGGCGATTCAAGCCATACGAGACGCGCCAGCGAGAAGTCGAAAAAGCGTATGAAGATGGCTGATCTTAAGGCCTTCGTGGAGACAAAACTGCTTTCGAAGTCGGAGAAGGCGCTTGAGAAGATTGGGCAGGACGAACCTAAGATGTTATTTGAGCAG GAATGTCACAGAAGTCTCGATACCGGAGACGATCATCTGACCAACGTCACGAGACCAACGTCTACTAGTTCAAAGATTTTTGAAGCGAAGGACGTTGATCACATAAAGCATCCTACGAACCTGATCAAAGGGAAGAGTATGCCAAGTTTAAG CTGCTTGATTAACGAGCTGACCGCGGGAGG GTACATGGGCGACACTCGCATCGAGAGAAAGCAGAGCCGATTTTATAGCCAATCTTACACCGCACCAAATCCTATCATCACCGTCACGGAACATACACCAACTCCATCACCCGATTATATGAAGCGGCAG GGATCCATCGACAGTCAGCTAGATGCCATTAGTGTCCAAGGCGGCGGACGTTTGTGTTCTGAGAGGAAACCCAGTCTTACGAGGTCACAAACGGATTCTAACATTACTTATATGAGTGATGAGGTGCCGGAAGCTCCGGGCTCCGCATGTTACATCACTAAAGAAGGCGATGTTGATCTTCAAGTAGTTTTAAGG gcAATACACTCCGTTGTTTTGCGAGATAACACCTCTTGCACACCACGAGTCTGCgagattattttgaatttactAGAACTCCTGATGGACATGGGAGTGATGAGGCATTGTCTTCGGGAAGAAGCCATCGGCAGTAATGCAG GATCTGGTACAGGAATCGACAATAAATCGGAAACCGGAAAGAAGCAGGATTCGCCGACAGGAATAAATCAGCAAGAACGCAGGCACGATTCGAACGGAAAGGGCAAACCGACCGCGCACAATCTCATTATGAATTGCGTGATTAGAGTATTGAAGCATCTAGGTTGTCCGCACGGTTGCGTAGACGGGGTGCGCGGGCCGCAGGCCGACATTTGTCGCTCACAGGCTCAGACCATCCTGACGAAACTGCATCGCGCGAGCTCTCGTCAGTTCTcgcgattttttaaaacgaTGATGCGAGATCAGCCTCTGCTAGAAATCTTGGACTTTTTTCACGCGTACGTTGGATTCTGCGTCGATCCAAGTTCATTATTATCGCCGCTTA ATCAGAAACGAATATCGAGCAAGTCACCCGACGCAACGACCGCGAGTGCATACGCGACGAATTTCGGCGCCTGTACTTCGGGCACGGGCGGCACCAGTGGAAACGTGAGCGGCGTCTCGGCGGCATACAACACCGGCGGTTACGGGTCGCGCGGGATCGAGGGGCAGATTATGGGTTGTGTTTTCAAGGTCTTGGTCACGCGTCTCGCCGGTTGCATGAAGCAGCTGAAGGCGCAGGAGAACATCGGCCTCTACTGCGACGTGCGGCAGTTGATGACGTACGTCAAGGAGGCGCACGGTGGCATTTTCCGACGCGTCACCCTCAGCGGCATCCTGGACTCCGCGGATCGGCCGAATAAACGGTGTAACAGCAACGTGCAGACGACACGTGTAATAAG ACATATTCTTCAATCGGATTTCGAGGAACACGCGGATATCGGCGGAGACACGTGTTACATCGACGACCGGGGTACGCGGAAGTTCCTTTTCAAAAAGCGGAGCACATCGTCCACCTGTCct GCGGGATCGAATTTGCAGAGTCTTCTCGAAACGGAGTTAAGCGAGGAGAACACAAAAACTAGTCAAAGCCCGTTAGGTAATCTGCGCAAGAAGCATCACGTGCTGACGCCCAGGCAGAGCGAGCGCAATTTAGGTATCGGTGAGTCTTCTCTGGGATCGGGAAAGATCGGGATGCGGAAGTCGACTCGGTTTCAGATCGGCGGGATCG TTAATTGGTTCCGGAAGGATTACAGCCGAACCGATTCTACCGATAGCCATGAAAGTAGCGAGTCACCCACAGACGGCAGCTTTGTTAGACAACCCAGCTGTCATTATCTTCATCGCAGCGCGTCGCGATCACGCGG AGTTGGCATAACACTGCAGAAAGCGAAGCGCCGGATGGAGGATCAGTTGAATAAAATCGGCTTTGGAAAgagcaaaaagaaagaaagcatGGAGGAGACGCCTGGAAgtt ATTTCAGTCGGAGGAATTCACTGGAGCTCGGAGAGACTTGCAGGGAATCTGAATTTGTCGTATTGAAGGAAAGGAGATTGGTGCCCCGCACTGCGGTGTTGGATGGGATGTTACGATTTTCTTTCCTCTTAGAGACATGTCAACCAGGCTCCGTTCCCGATCCTCATCTAATGGCATCTCTCTTGGACCTT cCGTACGCGCCAATAGTATCTCGCGCTTGCCTGATACTGGAATGCGCGAATTTGGTGCACCAATGCAATAAAGGCCACTGGCCCACGTGGATGAAGCACAACTTTCCCATGTTTCGACCGTCTGTGCCTATAAATAATCGAAATGCCTCCACCGCGCTTAGGCGCGTTCATATACTACAACGTACCGCGGGaaagttattttatcaatGGGCAGAG GCTATAGGAGCGCGCTTGGAAGAGTTCTTAGCTGAGGATAAGCAAAATATGGAGCAGATCAACAGCACAATGTCCGACGAGAGCAAACAGAGAGATTTAGTTTTAGAAGACGAAGAGGAAGATTTTCTCGATGACG cTAGCATAAATAGTTACGGATCTCAGTGTCCCTTTGCGTTGCGTCTCGTCGCTTGCATTTTACTGCTGGAGGTGACAGCGTTTCTGCGAGAGACTTATCAAACTTTGCCGAAGTCGAGTAAATTGTTAACAAAGGAACGTCCTCCTCCTTGGGAAAGAATGTACAGTCGAGAGGCAAACCGACGGTGGAGTGTAGCTTTGTCGTCGATGGGCCATTCACAAGCATCCGCGCAAAGTCTTCAATCTATAACCGGTGATCGCGAAGTTGTCG cgGAGCGTAAAATCAGTTTTGTTCTCTACGAACCTGATAACGAATCCGAGGGAAGCAGCAAATCGACGGTCACGATCCAAGGAGAAGAGCAGAACGTCGAAAAGGAAAAGGCGAAGAGGGTACCGGCGCCACCAGGTAGACCATTCCTCCTTCGTCGCAGCACCGCAGCACCTACAACTGGCTCGTTTAAAAAGAGAAGCCTTAAACTTCGTCGCAACACTAAAGAGGGCAAAGACACAGAGTGCGAAGCAT ttaCTGTAAAACGCACAGACTCGATTCAATCCAAGAGGAAAGTGAGCTCGCTTTCTGACAGAAGCGACACATCGGAGCCCGGTGTTTGCGGCGAGGTAAGCGGCGAGGAGTCGCCAGGTATTCTCAGCGACGATCAGCCGCCGGAGAGTCCGAGCGACAGCAACGAAAATGACGAGACCAACAAGAATTTTCCGTGGATGAAAGTCTTGGTGCATTTCGCCAACTCTTTCAACTTCTATTGTTCCCACCGAAACTTCTGCCATCCCTTTTGTCATCGACGACAGATGCGCGCTAGCAGCAGACTGATAAAGTCCGTGAGAAAGATCTACGGCGAGGAATTTGGCTCTCTAAACAGCTCGGGTTTACTGGACATCGACACGGACAAAAAGGATGACAGCAAAAAGGATAAACGTAGCCGCAAAGTGTCCGACCAAACTAGCAC AATAGAGAAAAATCAGGACGGTTCTCAATCTGGAAGATTAACTCAAAGAGATTCCTCGAAAGATCTCGCAGAACAAGATTCCGAAAGAGGCTCGAAGAAAATCACAGTGAAGCACGGTGCTGACGCTGACGAGACCAAAGAAACACCAGCAATTCTGAAATACATTAAAACTCAAGTGAAGGACGCTTTTCATGCGCCTCTGGCCACTTTAATCAAAGGCGCAGTTATCATGCCCGAAGATTTGTTCGTGGAAGTGTTACCTGTCGCGTGGGAGCTTTTGTTGGAGTCCAACCAGGAAGTCGCTGCGTCCGCTGCGGCGCTTTTCATAATATCAGCCGTGAAAGCGCCAAATCAGGCCAGCGATTTGATGCACAAGGGTCTTCAGCACAGTAACACCACTGTGCGGATTAATGCCATTTTGCGATTTCAAATCCTGTGGAAATTGCGATACCAAGTGTGGCCGCGGATGGAAGAAGCGGCTCATCTCACGTTCAAAGTGCCTCCGCCGGGAATAGAATTTACTCTACCGTCACCAAAGATCGGAATAGAGTCTTTGCCAGTGGTGGATCCGCCTTGGATGCCCCAGGTCAAGACCAAGGTGGAGGAGGTCACTATCAATCAAGAACACCAT AGATCTTTGGTGACCGCGACAAAGACGCGAAAGAAGCAGCAAACGGAATTGATCAAGAAAGCCCTTCAGGCGCAAGATGATAAGAAGCGAGAGGAAAGAGAAAACTTTTTGATTACAACGATACCGATCACCGTCCAGGCTGCTTATGAGCCTAGCCCAGCCGGAGATGATCATGATGAAG ATGAGGATGCAGGTGACACAATCCCGAGGAATATGTCACATCACGGTCAGTCAGCTCTCTCGTTGTTTCCTTCGTCATTATGTTCAGCGatcattcaaattattaatctccTAGACGATCCAGCAGTCTCCGACGATGGAAACGCCGTATATGAAGTGGCGTACCAg GTGACTTGGAGTTGCTTGGTGGAAGATAGCGCTTTGTTTCTGCGTTATGTGTTGGAACGTCTTACGAGAGAAAAGCAGGAATTAATGTTCAGGATTTTAAGGCACCTTATCAGATTTGTGCCTAAATTACCGCAGCAGGCTGCGTTCGCgctgtataattatatcattggTTATGTCATGTTTTACGTTCGTACTCCGCACGAAGAGGGTCAGAAGCTGATTGGAACCGCACTGTCTATTTTGTGGATG GTGGTGCACAGTGTACACGGCATTATGTTTAAAGACCTGAAACAAATTCTGCGCAAAGAGCAATGTGATGCGTCTATTCTACTCACCGCAAACGTTCCGTCGGCGAAAAAGATCATTGTTCACGGCCCGCAGGATCCGGACGCCGGTGAAATACCCTCGCAGTTTCCGGTGCAAGAGGACACGCAATTTTGTCAGATACTTAGAGAATCCTTGGATTTTTTCGGTGTCGATGAAACGAAACATCACGAGTACTTTCTCGTAGATTATAAGACAC ATCAAATACACAATCCATCGTCGTACGTTAGAGATTACTATTTCTTTAAGAGATCTCAGTTCCCACAAATCGAGCTTGTTCACATGAAGCCGGAGGATGCGTTCAATGCGTTACAGCGGCAGGAATTGGTGCACAAATTTGTAGAGATAGGAAAAGTGCTGTTGACCTGGGCAATCTTGAAAAATGTCGATATGGTAGTGCAAAGGGTAGTATTTCTTCATGAAGAACTTATGAAGCTACCGTCATTCCCGCGAAAAGCGCTAGAAGCAGATTTGGATTTGTACAAAGGTGGCGAAATTGGAAGA GAGCTTCTTGGGTTGGATGTGATGCACAAATTTATGTGGGTCAGATTAATCGCGCGTATGTTTGAAGCCATGGCCGGTAATTTTGCGTATTCCGGCGACATTCATCTCTTTCTGAACGTCTTGAATGGCGCCTTAATCCTTCACAGCGAGGATTCCTGTATTTTGCGCTACGTCGTAGCAACTTATATAAACGGAGCGCACaatttcaaaaacattttctcGACAAACGGTTATCTGTTGATTATGCCAAcgttattgcaattatattcgACACACCAAACAAACAAGCTCGTAACGACTACTGTCGAGTACGCAGTCAAGCAGTTTTATCTGATGAATCGTAAACCCTTTATTCTTCAGATGTTCGGTAGCGTGTCGACTATATTGGATACGGATACAATAAGCGTTCACGGCGAGGCTCACAAG GTTCCCTCTACGTGCCTGTTCAATTTGTTACTAAGTTTGGAAACTCCATCGCCGGATCCACTGAATATAGGGGAGTTAGTGAAGGAAGAGAAACCGTTGAAAGCGATAGACTTCTGTTATCACGACGAGGAAGAAATGGTTAACGTGCTTGATTGTATATCTCTTTGCGTAATGGTGATCGCTTACGCGCCTGACTCTATCAGAGGACAGCAGATGTTG ATAATACTGGAAGCAATACTGCCGTGTTATGTTCAGCAGATTCAATTACCCACATACAACAAAGGAGAGAAAACAGAGAAGgagataataaatcaattggCCATTGCTGTAAAGACGTTAGTTAACAATTCTGAAGCGCTGACAAa atattATAATGGCCCACAAAAATCTAGTCCTGAGCATAAAGGCTCTAGTCAGAGAAATTATGGCAAGGGTCCGTACTCGCCGGGTTTCGATTTCGAGGACGAGGCGCACACGACGAAATACATGGAACACTCGAAGATGCGGATTTTTTACGATCGAGACGAGGATAGTGAGAGTTTCCATAAGAACGAATTTAGAAGGCCGCGCGACACTTTATTAAACATGGTTGGAGATTTTGTGACTCGTTGTTCCGCTCGTTTAATAGAACTCAACAGAAAGTCTCCGGACGGAAAAAACATTGAATTGTTGGATTCAAAATGTCATGTG CGTCTAGCCGAAATCGCTCACAGTCTTCTGAAAATTTCGCCGTATGATCCGACCACTATGGCTTGCCGCGGTCTGAGAAGATATATGAACGATATCCTCCCATCGACCGAATGGGCGGCCGACGACATGAGACCGGCGTTGACACTTATTCTCCGAAGATTAGACAAGACATTCAGCAAAATACACAAGAAAGCATCGATCAGAAGGAATACTGATTGGGCTGCCGCCGGCGATCTCTTGAAAGGGATTTACGAGACTCTATCGAGATGTCCATATATTGCGCACTTTCAGTATTTGAAGACATTGCTGAGCACTTGTCAG GCTTTGATCGTTGGCGATACTCCGCCCGAGGACGTAACTTCGGCTTCGGCAGCCGCTTTAATGAGCAAAATACCACCACCGCACTTCTGCTCGACAGTGTTACGTCTGATTGCGTTGCACGTGATATCCTTCGGCGAGGGATACTCTTTGGAGAACGTTCTTGGTGGTCAGAATATGTTTGCTACTCAGACTCGCACGGAGAATACGCTTCTAAATTTGCTAATACCATTGTTTCTGCGCATTGGAACTGGGAGAAAAG atgTGTCGAAGTTGAGACACTCGGACATCAGTTTCGCCCTAACGGCAGTACTAAACACACTTTGGCCGCCGGGAGTTAAAGCGGTACCGATGACAGTGCAAAAACCACCAACGGATATAAGGACCGGTAGTCTAACGTTTGCCGCGAGAGATCCGAAGACCTTGACGAAAATATCGTTAACGTTGTATCAGGTCGCGTTTCTGG CGCTGAAAATAATGACGATATGCTTCGAAGCTGAGCTGAAAACGGAATGGCCGAAAATTTTACGCACAATGCGTCTTCTAAACAAGCGCAACGAAGCTTCCATATATCTCTGGAATTTCATAGAATTCGTAGTGACGCACCGCACGGCCTTGTACATTCAGATGCTACCGTTTATCGTTCATAAAATCGGGCAGGCGCCGATATCCGAGCACGAACGAAACATGCATACGATCATACGCGAAAAGATCAGCGGGCGAAGCATTACCGTGCCGAAATCTCGAGGCGCGCTGCTGATGGATCTCATTCATGAGCTGAAGAATCTGAAGGAGGAGATCGAAGACCGAAGATTCG acGAAATGCAACCGGAACCTAAGAGAAGCGTGGTAGATATGCATCCGATATCCGAGAGTCAACCACGCACGCAAAGGCCGTCTTTGCTGATGGATCTTCTGACCGGCGATCTGGGATCCAGAGCACACGCAAATCGTACGCCCGCTGAGACTCCGGTGTCTCATTCCACAGCACCTCAATCACAGCCTCATTCGACTCATCAATCCAACTCGAGTAGTACTGTTAAATCAACGCTGCCCAGTCAAGTAACAGCACCGCCGAACGGTACTCACATTGGTG GATCTGTCTCGAGCACCAGCGTGACGTCGTCCACCCTGCGCGAAACGAGCGCCGAGACCTGCATCGAGCAGCCGTCGCAGCCGCCGCCGACGTCGACAG ATAGATTCCAACCATCTTCTACTAGCGATGAACGTAACCATGTTAAGCTTCATCCTCTCTTACCTCACCATAAGGCGCCAAAGCTGCGCTTTGTCTCTTCCGTAGAGTTTAGAAACTCATCAG GAGAGACGGTGACCAGCCAGCTAAGTCCGAGCAGTCCAACCGAAGACAGTTCCGGAGACTTACGCACCGACAGGCCTCGCTTACAACGTTCTATGGGTCAAAGCAAGAAGACTTTCCGTTTAAGAAGAAGTCGAAAGAGTCATATTGAG ATGACTCAAATTAAGCCGGAACAGTCAGGCTCTGCGGAACAGTCAGTTCTTCCGGAGGAAACGACGAGTCAGCCAAAATCAGGGATGCAGACGTCATCGGCGATCGCGGTGGAACCGTCGTTATCGAACATCCCATCCGACTCCTCGTCCATTCGTTCCAGACGCAGCCTGTCTCTTCGCAAATCCGACGGAGATCCGAAAAGCTCCGCTGCGATGTCAGCTGCCGACCAGCAGCAATTTCACGGAGCGGCGTACCAACACCATCACTGTCACCACCACCATCACCATCTGTATCCTCAGGCGTCGGACGTGTCCTGGGACGAGGACACATCCAGCACCTCAGGATACCGTGAGTCGTACAGCATGCAGCTCGTGTCCTTGGACGGTGCCAACGCGCGCTCGGCACACGCACCGCCGCTGGCGTCGCCGGATCTCAACGACATGCCATCCACGAGCAGCACGACGACCAATTACATAGCCTTCGACGGCAGCTCTCCGGATTGTTCGATCAACGGCAGCGGAGGCGAGAAAACCGCCTTATTAACTTCGAGCCAGAGAACGACCTCTCAGCATTCCCTGCTGATGGTCATTCCGAATCAGGACGAAGATACGTTAATATGA